The Nitrospiria bacterium sequence GCCTGGATCACCTTCGGCCGCTCCGTTTTTCTCAGCCGGTCCAGCTCGTCCCGGAGCTGCTCAAAGCCTTTTTTGGTGATGGGAACGCGCATGGGTCTTCCTCACTTGGAATGGATTTCTTGATGATACGCCTGCAGCGGCCGTATCCGGAATTTCTGTTTGAGGACCGCCTCGATTCCTCGGACGGCGGCCTTCGCCTCGGCGATCGTGGTGAAGTAGGGCACGGAATAGTTCAGGGCCGTGCGCCGGATCGAGTAGGAATCGGCCTGCGAGGCCTTGTCGCCGACGGTGTTGATCATCCAGGCGATCTCCTTGTTCTTGAGGCGGTCCACGATGTGCGGCCGGCCCTGCGCCACCTTGTTCACCCGCTCGGAGACGATCCCGTTCTCCTCCAGGCAGCGGGCCGTTCCGTCCGTGGCGACGACCGTGAAGCCGAAACCGGCCAGCCGCCGGGCCACCGGCACGACGGCCGCCTTGTCCTTGTCCTTGACGCTGATGAAGACCCGGCCCGACAGGGGAAGCGTCGACCCCGCCGCGGCCTGCGACTTGGCAAAGGCCGAGCCGAAGTCGGAATCGATCCCCATCACCTCGCCGGTGGATTTCATCTCCGGGCCCAGGATGGTGTCGACGCCCGGAAACTTGCTGAACGGAAAGACGGCTTCCTTCACCGCAATATAAGGAATCGGGGGCTCCCGAGTCAAGCCCTGTTCCTTGAGCGTCGCACCGCACATCACCTTCATCGCCGCCTTGGCCAGCGGGATCCCGATCGCCTTGCTGACGAAGGGCACGGTCCGGGACGCCCTCGGGTTGACCTCGAGGACGTACACCGTGCCGTCCTTGACGGCGAACTGGACGTTCATCAGTCCGATGACGCGAAGCTCGCGCGACAGGGTCCGGGTCTGCTCCCGGATCTCCTGAATGATTTTGGCGTCCAGCGAATAGGGCGGGAGCGAGCAGGCCGAGTCGCCGGAATGGACGCCGGCCTCCTCGATATGCTCCATGATCCCGCCGATGAAAACGTCCGCGCCGTCCGCGATCGCGTCCACGTCCACCTCGCTTGCGTCCTCCAGATACTTGTCGATCAGCACCGGATGCCGGGGCGAGGCCTTCACGGCCGACGTGATGTAGTCCTGAAGGCTGTTCTCGTCGTAGACGGTCTCCATCGCGCGCCCGCCGAGGACGTAGGAGGGCCTGACCATCACGGGATACCCGATCCCGTGCGCGATCTTCTTCGCCTCGTCGGGCGAGCGGGCCGTCGCGCTTTGGGGCTGCCGGAGCCCCAGCCGCTCCAGGAAGGCCCGGAAGCGCTCCCGGTCCTCGGCCAGGTCGATCGAGTCCGGCGACGTTCCCAGGATGCGGACGCCGGCGGCTTCCAGCGGCACCGCGAGCTTCAGCGGCGTCTGGCCCCCGAACTGGACCACGACGCCGTCCGGCTGCTCCTTGTCGACGATGTTCAGCACATCTTCCCGGGTCAGCGGCTCGAAATAGAGCCGGTCGGAGATGTCGTAATCGGTGCTGACGGTCTCCGGGTTGCAGTTGACCATGATCGTCTCGAACCCGGCCTCCTTGGCGGCCAGCGCGCCGTGGACGCAGCAGTAGTCGAACTCGATCCCCTGCCCGATCCGGTTCGGTCCCCCGCCCAGGATCATGACCTTCTTGCGCTTCGTCGGTTCCGACTCGCATTCGGATTCGTAGGTCGAATACAGATACGGGGTGCGCGCCGCGAACTCGGCGCCGCAGGTGTCGACCCGGTGGTAGACGGGCGCGACGCCGAAATCCTTCCGGATCTGCCGGAACTCGTCCTCCTCCACGCCGATCAGGGATGCGAGGTGCGCGTCCGAGAAGCCCGCCTGTTTCGCGCTCCGGATCAGGTGCGCCGTGTTCGGCGGCGGGAGGTCGTGATGGATGTGCGCCACGGCCAGCTCCTGCGTGATCGTCTCCTCCATCTCCACGAGGTCCCGGACCTGGTGCAGGAACCAGGGGTCGATACGGGTCGCCTGGTAAATCTCGTCGACGGACAGGCCCAGCCGGAGACCGTCGGCGATCATCCAGAGGCGGTCCCATCCGGGCGTCTTGAGCTTTATCCGGACCCGGTCCTTGTCGTTGCCGCCGTCGTCCCCCCTCGGCTTCAGGCGGTGGAGGTGCTGCTCCAGGCCGAAGCTGTCGATCTCAAGCGAGCGGATCGCCTTCTGCAGGGCCTCCTTGAAGGTCCGTCCGATCGCCATCGCCTCCCCCACCGATTTCATCTGCGTCGTCAGCGTCGCGTCGGCCTGAGGAAATTTTTCGAAGGCGAAGCGCGGAAACTTGACCACCGCGTAGTCGATCGTCGGCTCGAAGCAGGCCTGAGTGACTTTCGTGATGTCGTTCGGGATCTCGTCCAGCGTGTAGCCCACCGAAAGCTTCGCCGCGATCTTGGCGATCGGGAAGCCGGTCGCCTTCGAGGCCAGCGCCGAGCTGCGGGAGACCCGCGGGTTCATCTCGATCACGACCATGGCGCCGTCCGCCGGGTTGACGGCGAACTGGATGTTCGACCCGCCCGTGTCCACGCCGATCTCGCGCATGATGGCGAGCGAGGCGTCCCGCATGACCTGGTACTCCTTGTCGGTCAGCGTCTGGGCCGGCGCCACCGTGATGCTGTCGCCGGTATGGATCCCCATCGGGTCGAAATTCTCAATCGGGCAGACGATCACGACGTTGTCCTTCCGGTCCCGCATCACCTCGAGCTCGTATTCCTTCCAGCCGATGACGGACTGCTCGATCAGGACTTCATTCTTTGGACTGGCGTTTAAGCCCCAGTCGACGTGCTCGACGAACTCCTCCTTATTGTAGGCGACGTTCCCGCCCGTCCCGCCCAGGGTGAAGGAGGGACGGATGATCGCCGGAAAACCGATCCGCTCCACGATGAGCATGGCGTCTTCCCTGGCCTTCGCATAGCCGCTCATCGGAACCTTGAGACCGATGGACAGCATGGCCGTTCGAAAAGCCATCCGGTTCTCGGCCTTCAGGATGGACTCATAGCGCGCCCCGATCAGCTCGACCCCGAACCGTTCCAGCGCGCCGTTCTCGTAAAGCGCCATCGCCATGTTGAGGGCGGTTTGGCCGCCCATCGTCGGCAAAAGGGCGTCCGGCCGCTCCTGCTCGATGATCTTCTCGACGATCTCGGGGATGATCGGCTCGATGTAGGTCCGGTCCGCCAGCTCCGGATCGGTCATGATCGTGGCCGGGTTGGAATTGACCAGGACGACATGGTAGCCCTCCTCCTTGAGCGCCTTGCAGGCCTGCGTGCCGGAATAATCGAACTCGCAGGCCTGTCCGATCACGATCGGCCCAGAGCCGATGAGGAGGATTTTCTTTATGTCGGTGCGTTTGGGCATGAATCCCTTTGAAATCGATCCGGCGCGGGGCGGCCTATTCCGGCGACCACAGGTACATGAAGCGCGGCGTTCCGGACTGGACGAAGGAACGCAGGTCCAGGTTGACCAGGTTGACCGTCTGCGGACCGCCGGACGGCATCCGGGAGTAAATATTGTCCTTGTAATTGCCCGGACGCAGATAGGTCATGACGCGGGCCTCGCGCAGTCCGGACTCGGTCCGGGCCAGCGCGATCGCGTCGTCGAGATAGCCGATCCCGTCCACCAGCCCCAGGTCGAGCGCCTGTTTCGCGGTGTAGACCCGTCCGTCCGCCGCCTTCCGGACCTGCTCCTCCGTCAGGTTCTTGCGCCCGGCCGCGACGACCGAGACGAAGCGGTCGTACATCTGGTTGATGATGCCCTGGAACAGCCGCCGCTCGTCCTCCGTCATCGGACGGAAGGGCGAGCCCATGTCCTTTTTATCGCCCGACTTGATGGCCGTTCCGCTCACCCCGATCTTCTCAAGCAGCCCGTGAACGTCCAGCGTCAGCATGATCACGCCGATGCTGCCCGTCACGGTGGTGGGATGGACGATGATCTTGTCGGCCGCGACCGCGACGTAGTAGCCGCCCGAGGCGCCGAGGTCCATGATGCTGACGACCACCTTCTTGCCGGTCTGTTTCTTGAAAACCTCGATCTCATGGTGAAGGATGTCCGAGGCCGTCACCGTCCCGCCGGGGCTGTTGATCCGGAGCACCACCGCCTTCACCGCCGAGTCGGCCGCGGCCTTCTTCAGCTCCTCCTTGATCTGGGCCACCAGGTTCGGCTCGGGCGAAAACGAGCTGCCCCTCTCCTCCTCCGAAATCACGCCGGTCAGGTCCATCACGACGACCTTGTCGCTTCCCGAGCCGGACAGTTGTTTTTCCTGGAGCGGCTCGAGCTGAGGCAGAAGCTGGACGTTGAAGAAGCAGCCGGATAACATTATCGATAAAGATGCGAACCCAAGGAAGCGCAGGGGCGTACGGCCGTACGCCCCTGCAAAATTTTTCTTATCCATTTTTCATCATCTCCACAAATCGGTTGAACAGATACCGCGCGTCGTGCGGCCCCGGGGAGGCTTCCGGATGGTACTGGACCGAGAAGATCGGAAGCGTCCGGTGGCGCATCCCCTCGACGGTGCGGTCGTTGAGGTTGATATGGGTCAGCTCCATCTCGGCGCCGATCGAGTCCACGTCCACGGCGAAGCCGTGGTTCTGGGCCGTGATCTCGACCCTACCCGTCGCCCGGTCCAGGACCGGCTGATTGCCGCCGTGATGGCCGAATTTCAGTTTGTAGGTCTTGCCGTTCATCGCGAGACCGAGGATCTGGTGTCCCAGACAGATTCCGAGGATCGGTTTTTGCCCGATCAACGACCGGACGGCCTCGACCGCGTAGGGGACGCCTTCCGGATCGCCCGGACCGTTCGACAGGACGACACCGTCCGGGTTCAGGGACAGGACTTCGGACGCCTTCGTCCCGGCCGGAACGACCGTGACCCGGCATCCCGAGTCGATCAGGCGACGGAGGATGTTCCGCTTTACGCCGAAATCGTAAACCACCGCGTTGAAGGGTTTGAGATTTGAGATTTGAGATCCGGGGCTTCCTTCCGTCCAGTCGTAGGCCTTTTCGCAACTGACTTCCCGGACCAGGTCGCGCCCGATCAGTCCGGGCGACTCGGCCGCGCGCTTCACCAGCCGTTTCTCGTCCAGATCGACGGTCGAGATGATCCCCGTCTGCGCGCCGGCGTCCCGGACATGCCGGGTCAGCGCGCGCGTGTCGATCCCCTCTATCCCGGGGATCCCGTGACGCCGGAGGTAGTCGTCGAGCGGTCCGGTCGCGCGCCAGTTGCTCGGATCGTCGGTGTATTCCCGGACGATGAAGCCGGAGAGGAAGGGCCGGGCCGACTCGACGTCCTCGTCGTTGACGCCGGTGTTGCCGATGAGCGGATAGGTCATCGTGACCATCTGGCCCCGGTAGGACGGATCGCTCAGGATCTCCTGATACCCCGTCATCGAGGTGTTGAAGACCACCTCGCCGAGGCCCTCGCCCTCGGCGCCGAAGCCGTATCCCTTGAACACGCTCCCGTCGGCCAGGGCCAGGACCGCCCTCCGGCGCGGCGCATGATGTCCGGGCGCTTCCATCAGGACTCCTTCCGGCCCGCGCCGTTCGAGGGCCGGGCGTTCATCCATAGAACGGCCAGGCCGAGAAAAATGTTGACCGAAAACAAGGTCACGGACTGCCGGTGCCGGCGGTCGAACTCCGCGACGGCCGTTCCGTTCGAGCGGTCGGTCAGCATGGTTTGGCGGAGCGTCTCCATGCTCGGCCCCAGAACCGCCCCGATATAAAGGCCGGAGAGGACCAGCACCGCGACCAGGACGGCCTCGATCCGGAGCCGCAGGCTTCTCGGCCCGGAGAGAAACCATTTGCCCAGGAAACCGGCCGCCACCAGGACGATGCAGACGTAGACCATCCCGGCGTTGAAATTCCGGAAGATCAGGCTCATCGTCTCGCCGGCCGACTCGATCGGCTTGACGTGGCCGAAGACGGCCGGCGCCACCAGCGCTCCCAGGGTCATCATGCCCCCGACCCAGAAGGCCAGCCCCGCCAGCTCCAGCCAGACAAAAAATGTATTCAGGATTTTCATACGGCCCGTATCTCCTCCGTGGAATAGACCACACGGCCCTCCACGATCGTCATCGCGACGAGCCCCTTCATCCGCCAGCCCGCGAAAGGCGTGTTGCGGCTTT is a genomic window containing:
- the carB gene encoding carbamoyl-phosphate synthase large subunit is translated as MPKRTDIKKILLIGSGPIVIGQACEFDYSGTQACKALKEEGYHVVLVNSNPATIMTDPELADRTYIEPIIPEIVEKIIEQERPDALLPTMGGQTALNMAMALYENGALERFGVELIGARYESILKAENRMAFRTAMLSIGLKVPMSGYAKAREDAMLIVERIGFPAIIRPSFTLGGTGGNVAYNKEEFVEHVDWGLNASPKNEVLIEQSVIGWKEYELEVMRDRKDNVVIVCPIENFDPMGIHTGDSITVAPAQTLTDKEYQVMRDASLAIMREIGVDTGGSNIQFAVNPADGAMVVIEMNPRVSRSSALASKATGFPIAKIAAKLSVGYTLDEIPNDITKVTQACFEPTIDYAVVKFPRFAFEKFPQADATLTTQMKSVGEAMAIGRTFKEALQKAIRSLEIDSFGLEQHLHRLKPRGDDGGNDKDRVRIKLKTPGWDRLWMIADGLRLGLSVDEIYQATRIDPWFLHQVRDLVEMEETITQELAVAHIHHDLPPPNTAHLIRSAKQAGFSDAHLASLIGVEEDEFRQIRKDFGVAPVYHRVDTCGAEFAARTPYLYSTYESECESEPTKRKKVMILGGGPNRIGQGIEFDYCCVHGALAAKEAGFETIMVNCNPETVSTDYDISDRLYFEPLTREDVLNIVDKEQPDGVVVQFGGQTPLKLAVPLEAAGVRILGTSPDSIDLAEDRERFRAFLERLGLRQPQSATARSPDEAKKIAHGIGYPVMVRPSYVLGGRAMETVYDENSLQDYITSAVKASPRHPVLIDKYLEDASEVDVDAIADGADVFIGGIMEHIEEAGVHSGDSACSLPPYSLDAKIIQEIREQTRTLSRELRVIGLMNVQFAVKDGTVYVLEVNPRASRTVPFVSKAIGIPLAKAAMKVMCGATLKEQGLTREPPIPYIAVKEAVFPFSKFPGVDTILGPEMKSTGEVMGIDSDFGSAFAKSQAAAGSTLPLSGRVFISVKDKDKAAVVPVARRLAGFGFTVVATDGTARCLEENGIVSERVNKVAQGRPHIVDRLKNKEIAWMINTVGDKASQADSYSIRRTALNYSVPYFTTIAEAKAAVRGIEAVLKQKFRIRPLQAYHQEIHSK
- the sppA gene encoding signal peptide peptidase SppA, which codes for MDKKNFAGAYGRTPLRFLGFASLSIMLSGCFFNVQLLPQLEPLQEKQLSGSGSDKVVVMDLTGVISEEERGSSFSPEPNLVAQIKEELKKAAADSAVKAVVLRINSPGGTVTASDILHHEIEVFKKQTGKKVVVSIMDLGASGGYYVAVAADKIIVHPTTVTGSIGVIMLTLDVHGLLEKIGVSGTAIKSGDKKDMGSPFRPMTEDERRLFQGIINQMYDRFVSVVAAGRKNLTEEQVRKAADGRVYTAKQALDLGLVDGIGYLDDAIALARTESGLREARVMTYLRPGNYKDNIYSRMPSGGPQTVNLVNLDLRSFVQSGTPRFMYLWSPE
- the carA gene encoding glutamine-hydrolyzing carbamoyl-phosphate synthase small subunit produces the protein MEAPGHHAPRRRAVLALADGSVFKGYGFGAEGEGLGEVVFNTSMTGYQEILSDPSYRGQMVTMTYPLIGNTGVNDEDVESARPFLSGFIVREYTDDPSNWRATGPLDDYLRRHGIPGIEGIDTRALTRHVRDAGAQTGIISTVDLDEKRLVKRAAESPGLIGRDLVREVSCEKAYDWTEGSPGSQISNLKPFNAVVYDFGVKRNILRRLIDSGCRVTVVPAGTKASEVLSLNPDGVVLSNGPGDPEGVPYAVEAVRSLIGQKPILGICLGHQILGLAMNGKTYKLKFGHHGGNQPVLDRATGRVEITAQNHGFAVDVDSIGAEMELTHINLNDRTVEGMRHRTLPIFSVQYHPEASPGPHDARYLFNRFVEMMKNG
- a CDS encoding DUF4149 domain-containing protein, with protein sequence MKILNTFFVWLELAGLAFWVGGMMTLGALVAPAVFGHVKPIESAGETMSLIFRNFNAGMVYVCIVLVAAGFLGKWFLSGPRSLRLRIEAVLVAVLVLSGLYIGAVLGPSMETLRQTMLTDRSNGTAVAEFDRRHRQSVTLFSVNIFLGLAVLWMNARPSNGAGRKES